A genome region from Trachemys scripta elegans isolate TJP31775 chromosome 2, CAS_Tse_1.0, whole genome shotgun sequence includes the following:
- the PSMA2 gene encoding proteasome subunit alpha type-2: protein MAAERGYSFSLTTFSPSGKLVQIEYALAAVAGGAPSVGIKAANGVVLATEKKQKSILYDERSVHKVESITKHIGLVYSGMGPDYRVLVHRARKLAQQYYLVYHEPIPTAQLVQRIASVMQEYTQSGGVRPFGVSLLICGWNEGRPYLFQSDPSGAYFAWKATAMGKNYVNGKTFLEKRYNEDLELEDAIHTAILTLKESFEGQMTEDNIEVGICNEAGFRRLTPTEVKDYLAAIA from the exons ATGGCGGCGGAACGCGGCTACAGCTTCTCCCTCACCACGTTCAG CCCTTCTGGTAAACTTGTTCAGATTGAATACGCTTTGGCAGCAGTCGCTGGAGGGGCCCCATCAGTTGGAATTAAAG ctgcaaatggtgtggTGTTGGCAACTGAGAAGAAACAGAAATCCATTCTCTATGATGAAAGGAGTGTACACAAAGTAGAATCAATTACTAAACATATAGGCCTGGTATATAGTGGCATGGGTCCTGATTATAG AGTACTTGTGCACAGAGCTCGGAAGCTTGCCCAGCAATATTACTTGGTCTACCATGAGCCCATTCCAACAGCTCAACTAGTACAGAGGATTGCATCTGTGATGCAGGAGTACACACAGTCTGG TGGTGTACGTCCTTTTGGAGTATCATTGTTGATATGTGGCTGGAATGAGGGACGACCATATCTATTTCAGTCTGATCCGTCT GGGGCTTACTTTGCATGGAAAGCAACAGCAATGGGAAAAAATTATGTGAATGGAAAAACTTTCCTTGAAAAAAG ATACAACGAAGATTTGGAACTTGAAGATGCCATTCACACAGCTATCTTAACACTAAAG GAAAGCTTTGAAGGGCAAATGACAGAAGATAACATAGAAGTTGGGATTTGTAATGAAGCAGGGTTTAGAAGGCTGACTCCAACTGAGGTTAAGGATTACTTGGCTGCGATAGCATAG
- the MRPL32 gene encoding LOW QUALITY PROTEIN: 39S ribosomal protein L32, mitochondrial (The sequence of the model RefSeq protein was modified relative to this genomic sequence to represent the inferred CDS: inserted 2 bases in 1 codon), protein MAALVVFWSPARGLRGLMQRCWGQLERSLLRGLXPPPPWAPALAVQAPATLPDPLEDIREESNKTPNFLDSIFWMAAPKKRRTIEVNRCRRRHPSKLIKLKTNIDVCPECGNLKQKHVLCGYCYKKIKMETGLIRIQIKEKEAGPFNAPTVETVVLYEGEKPTERDEGKRIIERNRKRPSWFTQN, encoded by the exons ATGGCGGCGCTGGTGGTTTTCTGGTCTCCGGCGCGCGGACTGCGCGGGCTCATGCAGCGCTGCTGGGGGCAGCTGGAGCGGAGTCTCCTAAGGGggct cccgccccccccctgGG CACCAGCATTGGCTGTTCAGGCTCCAGCTACTCTTCCTGATCCACTGGAAGATATTAGGGAAGAAAGTAACAAGACTCCAAACTTTTTAGATAGCATCTTTTGGATGGCAGCTCCCAAGAAGAGACGTACTATTGAGGTGAACCGCTGCAGAAGAAGACATCCTAGTAAACTTATAAAACTCAAG ACAAATATAGATGTTTGTCCTGAATGTGGCAATCTGAAACAGAAGCATGTCCTTTGTGGCTATtgttacaaaaaaattaaaatggaaactgGTCTCATAAGGATCCAAATAAAGGAAAAGGAAGCAGGGCCATTTAATGCTCCCACTGTTGAGACTGTAGTCTTGTATGAGGGAGAGAAGCCCACAGAACGAGATGAAGGCAAGCGGATCATTGAAAGAAACAGAAAACGTCCAAGCTGGTTCACACAGAATTGA
- the C2H7orf25 gene encoding UPF0415 protein C7orf25 homolog, with amino-acid sequence MSVQSLLCERIAVAKELMKRAEALSRSQKGGIEGGAKLCSKLKAELKFLHRVEAGKVAIKESHLQSTNLTHLRAIIESAENLEEVVSVLHVFAYEDCFGEKQMLVVDVVANGGHTWVKAIGRKAEALHNIWLGRGQYGDKSIIEQAEDFLQASRQQPVQYSNPHIIFAFYNSVSSPMAERLKEMGISVRGDVVAVNSLAEHLTEERYLSASESDEESPEVLQVTRVDRENLVASIAFPTEIKVDVCNRVNLDITTLITYVSSLSYGGCYFSFKEKVLTEQAAQERKERVLPQLEDFMKGKELFACESAVKDFQSILETLGGPGEKDRAISLMKRINVVPDQPSDRALRLVASSKINSRSLAIFGTGDTLKAITMTANSGFVRAAANQGVKFSVLIHQPRALTESKESVAMPLPKNCTADSGL; translated from the coding sequence ATGTCTGTGCAGTCATTGCTTTGTGAGAGAATCGCCGTTGCTAAGGAATTAATGAAGAGAGCAGAAGCCCTTTCCAGATCACAGAAAGGAGGTATAGAAGGTGGAGCAAAGCTATGCAGCAAATTGAAGGCCGAGTTGAAATTCTTGCACAGGGTGGAGGCGGGGAAGGTGGCCATTAAGGAGTCCCATCTGCAGAGTACCAATCTCACACATCTCCGAGCCATAATTGAGTCAGCAGAGAACCTGGAGGAGGTCGTCAGTGTCCTTCATGTCTTTGCCTATGAAGACTGCTTTGGAGAAAAGCAAATGCTGGTGGTAGATGTTGTTGCAAATGGTGGCCACACTTGGGTGAAAGCAATTGGTCGAAAGGCTGAAGCTCTTCACAATATTTGGCTGGGCCGGGGCCAGTATGGCGACAAAAGCATCATTGAGCAGGCGGAGGACTTCCTGCAAGCGAGCCGTCAGCAACCAGTGCAATATAGCAACCCCCATATTATCTTTGCTTTTTATAATAGTGTGTCCAGTCCTATGGCAGAGAGGCTGAAAGAGATGGGCATATCCGTGCGGGGAGACGTAGTTGCTGTTAACTCTTTGGCAGAGCACTTGACTGAAGAGAGATACCTAAGTGCCAGTGAATCTGATGAAGAAAGCCCTGAGGTCCTGCAGGTGACCAGAGTAGACCGGGAGAATTTAGTAGCCAGCATTGCGTTTCCTACAGAGATCAAAGTAGATGTGTGCAATAGAGTTAACTTGGACATCACTACTTTAATTACATATGTCTCTTCCCTTAGCTATGGTGGCTGCTACTTCAGTTTTAAGGAGAAAGTGTTAACGGAGCAGGCAGCAcaggaaagaaaggagagagtCCTGCCTCAGTTAGAGGATTTCATGAAGGGCAAGGAGCTGTTCGCTTGTGAATCCGCAGTCAAAGATTTTCAGTCAATCTTAGAAACTCTAGGAGGACCTGGGGAGAAAGATCGAGCCATCTCTCTCATGAAGAGAATTAATGTGGTGCCAGACCAGCCCTCTGACCGTGCCTTAAGACTAGTGGCTAGTTCAAAAATCAATAGCCGCTCTCTAGCCATCTTTGGGACAGGAGACACTTTAAAAGCCATCACGATGACCGCAAACAGCGGTTTTGTTAGGGCAGCAGCTAACCAAGGGGTTAAGTTTAGCGTGCTTATCCATCAGCCAAGGGCACTGACTGAAAGCAAAGAGTCTGTTGCCATGCCTTTACCAAAGAACTGCACAGCTGATAGTGGGCTTTGA
- the LOC117871566 gene encoding protein TsetseEP-like, giving the protein MEPSIKPSTESSMETTGEPSGEGSGEPSGEPSREPSVEPSSESTRETSTESTREPSVEPTKEPSTKPTKEPSTEPPK; this is encoded by the exons ATGGAGCCGAGCATAAAGCCAAGCACGGAATCAAGCATGGAGACTACTGGAGAGCCCAGCGGGGAAGGAAGTGGAGAGCCCAGTGGGGAACCAAGTAGAGAGCCCAGTGTGGAACCAAGTTCAGAGTCCACCAGAGAGACAAGCACAGAGTCCACCAGAGAGCCAAGTGTTGAACCAACCAAAGAACCCAGCACAAAACCAACCAAAGAGCCAAGCACAGAACCTCCCA AATAA